The sequence CTCATAAATTTGAACAATCAAGAGAGCACTTTGAAATGAGAATTCACAAAAGATTGATAGAGATAGAAAACGCAACACCTCAAACTATAGAAGCTTTAATGGATATAAATCTACCAGCAGGTGTTGATGTTGAAATTAAATTAAGCTAAAAGGAGAGATGACGATGCCTAAAGGCATAATTGGTAAAAAAATAGGTATGACAAGAGTTTTTGTTAATGGAAAGGCTATTCCCGTAACTGTTGTTCAAGCAGGACCATGCTATGTTACATACATAAGGTCTAAAGATAAAGATGGATACGAATCAGTGGCCCTTGCCTTTGGAGAAAGAAAAGAAAAGAATACTCCAAAGTCTCTACTTGCTATATTTAATAAGGCTAATATCAAACCTAAAAAAATAATCAAAGAGTTTCCTCTAAAAGAGGGAGAAACATTAGAGTTAGGACAAGAAATAAGAGTAGAACAAGTTTTTGAAAAAGGAGATTTAGTAGACGTAACAGGAAAGTCAAAAGGTAGAGGATTTACATCTGTAATGAAAAGATGGGACTTTGCAGGATTTCCAAGGTCTCACGGTCATAGATACCACAGGGCAGTTGGTTCTATAGGTTGTAGAACAGAGCCAGGTAGAGTTTGGAAGACAAAAAGAATGGCAGGACATTATGGTAATGAAACTATAACTGTTCTTGGATTAGAGGTTGTTGATATTATCCCTGAGAAAAACGTTATCCTTTTAAAAGGGTCAATACCTGGATCACCAAATTCAACGGTTTTCTTAAAAAGTAGTGTAATTGCAGATAGAAGAAAAGGAAAATTAAAATTAGCAAAATCAAAAGCAGCTTATGCACAAACATAACTGGAAGAGGTGAATTAAATGGAATTCAACGTAGTTAACAATAAAAATGAAACAGTTGGAAAAGTAAATTTAAAAGAAGAAATTTTCCAAACTGAAGTAAATCAAGGAACAGTTTGGGAAGTTATAAAATGGCACTTAGCAGCAAAAAGAGCAGGAACTGCAAAAGCGAAAACAAGGGCAGAAGTAGCTGGTTCAAATAGAAAAATATACCCTCAAAAAGGAACAGGTAGAGCAAGACACGGGGACATAAAAGCCAATATCTTTGTAGGTGGTGGTGTTGCACATGGTCCCCATCCAAGAGATTATTACTATTCTCTTCCTAAGAAGGTTAGAAAGAAAGTTTTAAAAGGAGTTTTAACTTACAAATTAAATAACAACGAACTTATTGTGGTTGATGATTTTAATTTTGACCAACCTAAAACAAAAAATGCCGTTGAAGTCTTGAAGAATTTTGGTTTAGAAAATTCTAAAGTTTTATTGGTTTTACCTGAAAAATTAGAAAACGTTATAAAATCATTTAGAAATATACCTAAAGTAAAAATCTTAGTCTCTGAAGGGTTGAACTCTTACGATTTATTAAACAATGAAAAAGTTATTATGTTTAAATCAGCTTTAGAAAAGATTCAAGAGAGGTTAGCGCAATGAGAACTGTATACGATATTATAATAAGACCTGTCTTAACAGAAAAAGCAGTTAAAGATAACGAAAAAAACAACACTTTAACTTTTGAAGTTGCCATGGATGCCAATAAAATAGAGATAAGAAAGGCAGTGGAAGAAATATTTGGTGTAAAGGTTGAAGAGGTTAGAACTTTAATAGTTAAGCCTAAGCCAAAAAGATTTGGATTTAGATCTTCTGGTTTTAAGAAGGCTTGGAAAAAAGCAATAGTAAGAGTTAAATCAGAAAAACCTATAAATATAGCTGAATTAGTTTGAGGTGAGAGATAATGGGTGTTAGAAAATTAAAACCGGTGACAAACGGTACAAGACACGCGGTACTATACGACTTTGCAGAAATAACAAAATCAGAACCAGAAAAATCTTTAGTTGAACCTCTAAAAAAACATGCCGGAAGAAACAACCAAGGTAGAATAACCGTAAGGCACAGAGGTGGTGGACACAAAAGACTTTACAGGATAATCGATTTTAAAAGAGATAAATGGGGAGTACCTGCGAAGGTTGCTGCTATAGAGTATGATCCTAACAGAAGTGCTAGGATTGCTTTACTTCATTATTTTGATGGAGAAAAAAGATACATTATTTGGCCAGAAGGACTTAAAGTTGGTGATATAGTCAAGTCTGGTCCAGATGCAGAAATTAAAGTTGGGAATGCCCTCCCACTTGAGAATATCCCTGTTGGTACTTTAGTTCATAATATAGAATTAACACCAGGAAAAGGTGGACAGCTTGTTAGGTCTGCAGGTATGTCTGCTCAAATATTAGGTAGAGAGGGAGATTACATTCAAGTAAGACTACCTTCAGGGGAAATTAGGTTAATATACAAAAAGTGTATGGCGACAATTGGAGCAGTTGGATTGGCAGAACATGAGCTTATTGAACTTGGTAAAGCTGGAAGATCAAGATGGCTTGGAATCAGACCTACTGTTAGAGGTACTGCAATGAACCCTGTAGATCACCCTCACGGTGGTGGTGAAGGTAAAACTTTTGGTAAACATCCTGTTTCGCCTTGGGGCTTACCAACAAAAGGATATAAAACAAGAAGAGGTTCCAAGTACTCTGATAAATTCATAATCAAACGTAGAGGTAAATAAAGATGGGATACAAAGGTAAGTGGAACGAAAGAAATAAAAATCCATATGTAAATGAAAAAATACTTAAAAAGATCAGACAAATGAATGAAACTGGTGAGAGAAAAATAATCAAAGTCTGGGACAGAGCTTGCACAATTACCCAAGAGATGGTAGGACATACAATTGCTGTTTACAATGGTCAAAAGTTTATCCCTGTCTACATCCAACCTGAAATGGTGGGACATAAGCTTGGAGAGTTTTCTCTTACAAGAACTTTTAGAGGACATCCAGACAAGTCAGCAAAAGCTGTTAAGAAAAAGTAAGAGGAGATGAAAATGGAGAACACAGCAAGAGCAATTTTAAGATACGCTCATTTATCACCTTATAAAGCAAGGCAAGTTATAAACTTAATAAGAGGTAAAGACGTTGCTACAGCGTTAGCAACACTACAACAAATACCTAAAAAATCTGCAAGGATTGTAGAAAAACTATTAAAAAGTGCAATATCTAATGCAGAACTAAAAGGTATGGATATAGACAATTTATATATAGCAAAAATACATGCCG comes from Sulfurihydrogenibium subterraneum DSM 15120 and encodes:
- the rplC gene encoding 50S ribosomal protein L3, translating into MPKGIIGKKIGMTRVFVNGKAIPVTVVQAGPCYVTYIRSKDKDGYESVALAFGERKEKNTPKSLLAIFNKANIKPKKIIKEFPLKEGETLELGQEIRVEQVFEKGDLVDVTGKSKGRGFTSVMKRWDFAGFPRSHGHRYHRAVGSIGCRTEPGRVWKTKRMAGHYGNETITVLGLEVVDIIPEKNVILLKGSIPGSPNSTVFLKSSVIADRRKGKLKLAKSKAAYAQT
- the rplD gene encoding 50S ribosomal protein L4, which codes for MEFNVVNNKNETVGKVNLKEEIFQTEVNQGTVWEVIKWHLAAKRAGTAKAKTRAEVAGSNRKIYPQKGTGRARHGDIKANIFVGGGVAHGPHPRDYYYSLPKKVRKKVLKGVLTYKLNNNELIVVDDFNFDQPKTKNAVEVLKNFGLENSKVLLVLPEKLENVIKSFRNIPKVKILVSEGLNSYDLLNNEKVIMFKSALEKIQERLAQ
- the rplW gene encoding 50S ribosomal protein L23 translates to MRTVYDIIIRPVLTEKAVKDNEKNNTLTFEVAMDANKIEIRKAVEEIFGVKVEEVRTLIVKPKPKRFGFRSSGFKKAWKKAIVRVKSEKPINIAELV
- the rplB gene encoding 50S ribosomal protein L2 gives rise to the protein MGVRKLKPVTNGTRHAVLYDFAEITKSEPEKSLVEPLKKHAGRNNQGRITVRHRGGGHKRLYRIIDFKRDKWGVPAKVAAIEYDPNRSARIALLHYFDGEKRYIIWPEGLKVGDIVKSGPDAEIKVGNALPLENIPVGTLVHNIELTPGKGGQLVRSAGMSAQILGREGDYIQVRLPSGEIRLIYKKCMATIGAVGLAEHELIELGKAGRSRWLGIRPTVRGTAMNPVDHPHGGGEGKTFGKHPVSPWGLPTKGYKTRRGSKYSDKFIIKRRGK
- the rpsS gene encoding 30S ribosomal protein S19, with product MGYKGKWNERNKNPYVNEKILKKIRQMNETGERKIIKVWDRACTITQEMVGHTIAVYNGQKFIPVYIQPEMVGHKLGEFSLTRTFRGHPDKSAKAVKKK
- the rplV gene encoding 50S ribosomal protein L22, which gives rise to MENTARAILRYAHLSPYKARQVINLIRGKDVATALATLQQIPKKSARIVEKLLKSAISNAELKGMDIDNLYIAKIHAEEGPMLKRYTPKAHGRATMIRRRFSHIYVYLAEKQEEK